In Antennarius striatus isolate MH-2024 chromosome 20, ASM4005453v1, whole genome shotgun sequence, the genomic window CATCCTCGCTCCCAGGACTGGCATCCTGAAGGTTCCAGCAGCGGCGACTGGTCATCCACGCGAGGCGCTCGGCCCTCGAACATCATCCTCCCTGCTGTCGCCCCCCATCCCTCGGACTCGCTGTACTCCACCCAAATTTCCAGCCTGGGTGGAGATACTGTCACCCCAAACACTGTGAGCACTGAGGGTCTGGGGAACCCGGCCCTGGAGCTGAACTCCAACACTGTAGACCAAGGCCATTTGCACAAACTGGTCAGGGTACCTCAAGTTCCTGCCCCGCTTCTTGCCACTGTTACCCGGGATAGTGAGAATCTGGCGTCCCCCAGCACAGCAGTCCTAAATATAGATGTAGATTCTACTGCCAGGGGGGCTCCGGGCCCCCAGGCTCTTATGTCCGGCTCTGGATCAGCACACACTGAGCCTCTGAAGCTGAGCGTGGAGGAACCCACTGACCCCGGCCTCCCGCCCCTTTCCCCCTGGGGAGCAGGATCTGCCCTCAGCCTGAAACTCAGGGAGCACGCTCGGGGTCCGCTGCACCATTCCATCACCCTGAGGGAGGTGCACGCAGTGAACGAGACCCCCACCGCTGAACTGGAGGTGGAGGCAGGGGTGTCGTCTGTCACCCCGGTGGACGGCCCGCCATCGAATCAGACGTCCGTCGCGTCCTCGCCAACGCCGTCCACCGGGCCCAGCCTCGCCACGCAGAATCCAACATCCACCCCAGACAACCACACCGCCCCCAATGAAACCACCACAGATGGGGGGCACGATCAGGTCGTCCTCGGTAATGGCACAGACAATGCCCCTCTGGGGTACGGGTCGGGGAACGTGACGGCGTACGGCGGGCTGCTCTCCAACGGCTCCGtggaggaggtgtctgctcAGAGGAATGGCCTGGAGCCCCCCTCCACAGCCGGCGGGAACTTCCTGAACACCCAGGACCCGTGGACGCCCGGCAACAGCTCAGGCCCCACTGTGGAATCGCCGCCGTCCCGCATGACCATCTGCCTGAGCAGGATGGACATCGTGTGGATCGTGCTCGCCATCAGCGTCACCGTGTCCACATGTTGTAAGTCACCTTAGAGCGCGAAAAAACATTACCATCTAGGTTGGATGACCCCGAGTTGAAACCCGGTaatttagcttagcttagcataaaaaaaAGTGGAGACATAGGTAAGCGGCTAGCTCCGTTTGAAAGCAGAAAaatccaggaaaaaaacaacaacataaaatgcaaaaaagtttCTCATCTGAACATTGATTTACTCTTTGGCAGAAGTGCTGCTCCCATTTCCTTGTTTTAATGCTAAAATGAACTTAATGGCTGTTAGACTGACAGCCGGTCTTTCTCTCCGGGGGTGGGAAAAGGCGAAGCATTTCACTGGAGATGACAGCCGAGTGATGTCGTAATAAAATGTTAGAATTTCCTCATTTCATATATGGTTTTCTCGGCGATGTCACTCATTTAAAAgtgcctttttaaattaaatagaaGAGATTGGTAAAATAAGAGCAAGGCAGGGGAAGTGTTTTCATCCAGCTTTACGATTCCTCCTCAGGCCAGACACTTTTCTTGGTTTGTTAGAGGAGAAAAGATTTCTTCGTCTTTCATGATTAACTATTCTTTCATGTTTCCTgaggggttgttgttgtttttttaattgggaggaaatctttcatttttttgtgtagcacaaaattattaaaagccACAATTTCTTTATCCAGTAGACAATTTTAATAGTTTTCCTAGTTGGATTTTTATTGTAATCCAAGCATCTTATATCATCTGTAAACCTTTCAGGGTCGACCTGAGCAGCCACTAAAGGTGATTTTCTacctgttcttcttttttttttacctccttgtttgtttttatcctaGCTGTGCTTTTGACGGTCTGCTgtatgaggaggaagaagaagtctTCGAATCAGGAGAACAACCTCAGCTACTGGAACAACGCCATCACCATGGATTATTTCAGCAGGCACGCCGTGGAGCTGCCCAGAGAGATACACACTCTGGAGAGCGAGGTACGACCTACCGGCACGACTGATGAAAGTCAGTCGGCCTCAGGGCCTGCAGATGTGAACGCCATCACGAATTTAGTAAAGAAGttacacaaattaataaaatttgtGAAATTCTATGTTTTTGTTATGAACACTTAGAAAATTGTGCAATATTTGGCTGATAGTTGgtcaaatgttttcatgcagctgctgtgaaaatgttatttcaaaAATCCATCCAACACCCTGGTGATTAATCATTAATCTCTCAAAATATCTGGATTTATGTCCTGTGCACTCATTCCCAGCGTTTATATGTTTTTCGGGCTGTTGGAGTTTATtcaatgttaaattaaaattcaCATAACACTGCCTGTCTTAAGTcaaggacttttattttgaaatgcctTTGTCCATCTATTGTTTATTTCTTAAAGTTATATTTGGGTTCTATAATAGTGACAACATGACTCGCTGTAATTCTTTCACGTTTTAGTAATTTGTGACGTTTTAGTGATTAAAGCGCCATCTGATGGCCGTTTTACCACATTACACGTTATAATTTTCAAATTGCTGTTGCATCTGCAgtccttttctttccctcctcatTTTGGATGACCATTGCTGTGTTCTCTTTGCATGTTTTGGCCACCTTCACCCTCACAACCACTTCACCGTGTCCCATttctttcactcctcttcctctgctcatTTTGCATCCCTTGTGCCGCGTCAGGAGAGGCCAGCTGAGGTTGGCTCATGTGTTGGATGCCTTTGGTGACTCCCAGGTGTCGTGTTCATCTGAATATGTATCCCTGTAGAGAAACTTCCTTGCAGCTGTAGACAAACGTAGAAATGATCATGAACCCAAAAAATGAAGTCGTTTTCTTGATTTGATTGTCCCTGTGCTCATTAAATAGCCTGGTTCCTGTTgtaaagtcattttatttttcatcctccCTCCTGCAGCACTGCCTTATTACTGCTGACTCACCTTCACCAACCATTTCCACGTCCCTCCCTTTTGTGCCTCCACTCATGAAGCTTGttcatctttctctcctcctccttttcgtATCAAACTTCTCAGTTTGCCGGCCCATTAAAAATCCTGGGGTGCCACAAGCCCATATTTATTCCCTTTGCTTCTGCCTGCTCATTGCTTATAGAAGGACTTAGATAGAGTAGACTGCAGCGTGAGCCCTAATGGCGCTTTGCCTCATCGGTCAGCCTTTGCTAACACACTTTATTTGTGCTTTTGCAGGACTATGACACCTGTCTCCCCCCGAATGGAGACTACAGCGGCAGCAGCATGGTGCTGGTGAACCCCTTCTGCCAGGAGACCCTCTTCATCAACAGAGACAAAGCGTCGGCCATctagagacagaaaaagaaaaccactgTCAGATccgcctcctcttccccctccctgCTGTTGTCTATTTTATACATGTGGTAAATATTCAGAGACTTTGActttatactgtacatgacaAACCTaaagaacagagagaagagtGATGGAAAGAATCACTATTTACTAAGAGAATGCACCCGCATATTTTTCTGATGTACATTTTCTACAAATGGCTTAATTGTGATAAAGggtttttattgtctttataAAATACAGAGTATTTGTGGTTTCGTTTCACGGCGGTGACTCGATGACGGCGGTGAGTGTCGCCACATGAAACCTGCttgagaaagagaggaaagtgATGTAAAGATGTTAAAGATGCTGTCTgcgattttattttaaaataaatcccaaAATACTTATAGCCTGTTGAACTTGAATATAGCACCTATGAATTTGGTTGGGGGGAAACACAGATTTATTGATCGTGAAATCAGGGCCCATGTTTATCAAAATTACACTTTTGCTGTTGCTAAAAGTGATTGAGACCTGTAAAGCAAgtgagcagccaatcagagacatgGATTTATTCGACCTATGATAAAACTTCTTATATGttacagttatatttattttaagagtTGGTAGAGAGTAAGAAAATGCTGGCAGAAAGAGGATGTTAGACTTCATGGCTCAAAGTGATGATACCGCTGCTCCAAATATGTGAGATATTTAAATCAGGTCAGATATGTTATCAACATGTCAACTTGGAGAtaatttgtttatgtgtgttcaCCCCCGTGTTTCTGCTGCTCATAAAAGGCCAAGAAAGCAGCCATTGCAAGCGTAAAGTATTTTTAATCCTTACAATCTgaataaaactgtttaaaaaaatggaatgtGCAGCAAGAAAGAAATCTTACAGCTGGTAGATTAATAAAATCTGATAATAAGGGGATCGTAACAAAAGAGGAATTAGGTAGGTGGGATAGGACCGATGTATGAGAATTGCTAAAATCAAGAActagttttattttcattgttttcatttcagaaacacTTTTAGGCCAAAAGAAATTGTGATTAAATagattttgtttgtatttttactttaagCTGGGTCCAAAATTCGACCTTTAGCCCCTTGATAAATGCCGGCCCAGATTTTAATGGTGGAGTCAAGCAGAATATTATAACGGACTTGAAAAGATTTTCCCCCTCGTGTCACCAGCTTCTCTAAAGAGGGACCACATAGATGTCTTAATTCCTTCTGTTGGCCCTTTAtatatctctgtgtgtgtgtgtgtgtgtgtgtgtgtgtgtgtgtgtgtgtgtgtgtgtgtgtgtgtgtgtgtgtgtgtgtgtgtgtgtgtgtgtgtgtgtgtgtgtgctttgagtTGACTGTTGGACTGTGCAGTAAAGTGTGGAGGCTGCCCCTTAACCAAATATCACTGTTACTTTCAGTCAGACAACACTGTGTGTCGCCTGCAGCTCCGTTTTACCTGTTCCTCTGTGTACGTCCGTTTGTGCATTTGTACGttggtctgtctgtttgtcGCTTGTCTGCTTTGTGGAGTGGCTGCTGGTAATATCCCAGTTCAAGAGAGAACTTCTCAGCGCTGTAGAACCAATCTTAGAACCAATCTTGCTACTGTAAACGTCCCTCTCCGTAAATACCGGCTGTCCATCACTGCACTCATCTCTGCCAGGAGGTTGAATGATTGTTTATTCACCACTGAGATACATAATGTCATGCTGAATATTTACAGTGTGCACACAGAGAGGCCGTTTAATGCAAAAAGcgtgctggatttttttttttccaaatctgtGGTCCTTCTATCATCTGTTTGCATTGTTGCAAATTTCTTCAATAATCAGCGCTGCCTGCCTCTCGTCGCTTTAAGGTATTCTGCATTGTGAAATGTTCTGAAATCACTGATTCAAAAAGTGATGACAGATGCCGAATGACGGTGAAACACATTGGTATTTCCTGCATCGGGTGCTCACAGCTGGGCTTCTTATTTTGCACGCTCAAAAGTGGATATTTTACAAAACGTTcagtggcacagtggtgcagtgttcaacattatgtattttttgtacTGTAGCATACACTGTACTTTTTACTGCTGAGcaataaaagaaggaaaaaagacTTCACTGTTTTGTTATTCTCATCTATCCTCtttaaaacaaattcaaaacagGATTTTGTCATAATGTCAAACCACGTCACTACAACAAAGCAGTGTTGACAGGCTGGCCAAACGCAGTGCATCAATTCATGCAGTGTGCTGGAATTTTCTCATTGTGTTCTGGGGCTGCATCTGGTCAAATGATCAGCAGCTTTTTTGTAACATGACATCAGTTCAATAATTGTTTACAAGCCTGCTTTACTGCTGAGGACTGGTTTAATTGGATTTGAGTTTTACTAAGAGCTGAAAGCTGGCTTTTATCTGCCAAAAGTGATGTCTTTGTGCCCATACTTGAAATTCTTTATATGTTGTTTGGGACATTTTGTCTGAGCAGACTTTCCAGAACCATTGTAGATCATTTTTTCCTgtctcaaacaaaaaacagaattttagaGGATATTATCAGTAAAGTTAAAACTTATGATTCCCCCTGAAATATTGTGAGGAACTGCATTGAGGTATTCTCCCCTCTTAGGTCTTaaaatgcatgtaaaaaaaaaaaaaagattgacaaaactgaaataagGTAAGtcaagatgaagatgagacttTGATTCACACACGagtacatataaatataaacaaaccGTAAAAGCAGTAATGACTAAAAACCTTAACTCAGGTTTAAAATTTCACAATGATACATAATGGTGTGTTTTAACcattaataaagtatttgttATTTTCAAATGGATGATCCCGATGACTGTAACTGTGATGTAACTGATTAGTTAAATACTGATATATTCCATCGATCtgttatttgaaaatgtaaaattctCTAATATTTCCTATCATTTGTCATTTACTTTTATTGTGCATTGAATTTTATTCTACATTCGAATAAATAAGTGGTTGTTTTGTAGCTGTAAGAAAAAGTGTTCCTTTCAagatcaaaaacaacaattttaatattttaaaataatttaaattaaatgaagacAATTTCATCCCGAATTTAAAAtctgttaaaattaaaaatacgaTGTAAactagtaataaataaaatcgggaaaaaaaatatgaatgacgTAGAGCTTTCCTACTACTTCCGGGTGAACGTCGAAATTCTTCCGGGTTTCGGTACAGATTTGCCAAATATCCCGTGCATGGCATGGTTGACAGCGCATCCAGCGATTCAGCCAGGGGTCTGAGGGAGGAGATCTTTATGATCCTATAACAGACGTTAAATcgtcaaatttaaaacaaattctttcttttcttatcGCCGGAACAGCTGTTCTCGTCATCCGAGagcacatttttacatttgtcatTGCTCGGTTAAGCTAGCCAAACTAGTTAACGTTGCTCTTTGAAAATGGCGGATGTTCCCACAGAGAAGAGTCTGGACGATTTCTTTGCCAAGCgggataaaaagaagaagaaagagaaagggaagGGCAAGGAGCCCGCCACGTCTGTTATGGTCAAAAAGACcaaaagagagaaggagaaatcgACAAAAAACGAAAATCAAGACACACAAATTGAAAAGGTAACTACTCTAACTTTTTACCTATGCGTTTTTATCAGATGCCGGTATCAAATTGAGcatttcttcatcattttttacCCTACTTAGAGCAAACTAATTTCCTACAATATTGCGCTTGAATTACGAGGCATCATTTTGGATGCTAACGGCTGTATTAAATGACACGGTGATAGGAAACGCCGGTTGCTAGCTAACATAGCATATGGTTTCTCATGGCACACGTTGTGACGAGCCAAGAACCATGACCGATACCCGCTTTTTGGAGGGTGCTAACAACATTTGCTTCCTTCTTGTGTCGGAATGTGACTTCATGTGACACTTTTGTGCCTCATTTTCCTGCAAAATCTTAACGTTTAGTCATTGGCCTTGTGTTCGCATGGGGAAGCTGTCAGTCCTTCCTCTGACCGGTGGCTGTCCAACTAGGCCGAGCCGCCATTTGTCCACGGGTTGGGTCTACTGCCCTTTAACTGCAAGCGACATTAagatgtgtgtgactgttcGATCGTAGGACATGTGCTCAGTCATCTTGTTCCAGTGGTGGGTGACGCTGGCCCGGATGGATGCGACCTGTGTTAACATTTCGTGAAACGTTCTGGAGTctgcagatgtgtttttttttttcttacttaaaTTGCATTTTCAGTTAAATCAACAATctccaaataaaaatgacatcaagaTTTGACTCTAATGTGTTTTGGCTTCGTGTGTCTTCCTCCccaggaggatgaggagtggaaaGAGTTTGAGCAGAAAGAAGTGGATTACAGCGGGCTGCGGCTCCAGGCTTTACAGATAAGGTACTGAATAGTTCCTGGGTTGTTATCACAATAGTTGCTGGGTTGTTGTGACGTAAACAAGTCAAGGCTGTGACTTGTTTACGTCACAACCTTGATGCCCTCAAGTGGGATGACGATAAGACCTTGTCCCTCATTAaaattcaatgtaatgtaacctTTGCTGAACTGCACATTGTCTTCAATTATAAGTGGAAGTTAACCAAATTTATCAAGTTTTGTTCCTGACCTGTGATAGTgtcattactttttttaatatgcacaTTTATCAGAAttagtttaaaaatgtattctagATGGTTGTGAAGCTACAACTTGCTCTCTTAAGTGAAAAAAGTAGATCGACTAATTTCATGAAAGCCCCACATGACTCATCATGTTTTCATCTTTGCTTGACTGCCTTCTGCACGTTTGCAGTGacgagaaagaggaagaggagtatgAAAAGGAAGAGGTTGGTGAGGACGGCGAGATAATTCTGGTCAGCACGGACAAAGTGTCGGGGCCTTGGAACAAATCTGGCGCTGCTCCTGTTGCTGCTCCACCCGTGGGTGAGTAAAGAAactgagctgatggtgggattGTGGACAAGCAGGTCTGACTGGTTTTAGGTCATTTCACATGTGATGACCTTTGTTTTGGTGTTCTGATGTTGTCCATCCCTCACTAGTAGTAGTTTACTGGAATCAGTGATTTTCCAGCatctggaacacacacaaaataaaggaTTTACCCCTCTGAGGaaatttatttctgtcatttttgtaTTAGCAGAGGAAGTTGAGGTGCCTGAGTCAAAGCCTCCTGGGGTATATCGCCCCCCGGGGGCTCGGCTGTCCACTGTCAAACGATCGCACAACCAGGGGCCTCCTGAAATCTACAGCGATGCACAATTCCCCTCTCTACTGGCCACGGCCAAGCACGTGGAGACACGCAAGTAAGCAGGATTTCACACAGTGCAACCGAAACGTCGACATTTCGTCGCAATCGACTGAAGTAAAACCTGTGTTTGTCTTCCAGGGACAGGGAAATGGAGAAGACTTTCGAGGTTGTGAAACACAAGACCCGCGGGAGAGAGGAGGGTAGCGGTGCTTCTATGCAGCAGTTGCAGCTTGACAACCAGTACGCCATCCTGGGGGATAAGTAAAGCCGCTCCCCTCCCCCCAGTCACTTGGCCCCTTCAGCATGGTTTGGCCCGGCCCCCTCGAAGGAAGATCGCAGTCCTGACAAATGCTCATGCCGCCACCATCTCCACACTGGTTACATAGCATCATACACACGAGCCCTCATACACGACGACACCACTTGAGCACATGCAGCGATAATCCCTCCGAAGAAATCagtcacacacttcacacatgtTTGGCGGGCGAAACTGAAGGACTGCATCTGAAGGGGCTGCTGAAGGAGGGAATAATTGAAAAGGAATTAGCAAAACACACCCTAACGTACAACACCGCCGCAGCGACAGAGACAACATAGCTGCCCCTTTGTGGGTTGTACTCGGAGCAGCAGTTGTGTGGCGCGTCTTTTCTCTGGACTTCAACTTGCTTCGATGACGCCACAGAGGATCAAAGACGACTTCAGGCAAGATGATTTTACAAACTTCTGTGAaagtgtctatttttttttttttgcaagatcCTTATAACCCAATCGCACATgatatttggagtttttttttttaacattgcgATTGGAGGCTTCTTGAGTGGCGATACTACCTCGGCAGTATAGCTGGTGGTGACAGtgtggacttttttttctttttcttctcttgctTTGGTGATGAAGGTGACCAACATCAAACGCCTCCACCTACAGTGGGGCCATGAGGCtctttcacttgttttttttcttctttcctttatCCTCATGGTGATGACACTCTGCATAGATCTATGGACAAGATGCGATAGGTAGTGGTCCTCGTTTTAAATTTCTATATAAAGTGGCCTTACTAATAGGAACTGCTGTGTCATCTGAAGAGAACTGAGCTTGTCGTCTCACAGGCTGCTGCTTTCGTCTGGATCTCCAATCTGACAGACAACATCTGCATacaaatggattttaaaaaatccttctGTTTAAGAATGCTGTCACTTGCCTGATGATTACAGATACTATTTTTCTTATCAACCGTTTGATTTTTGCCGcccttgttttattttctgctcagCAAAAGAGaaatttcaatttctttctTATCCTAAACCGTTGTTTTTGGTTGCAAATGCTTTATTGTGGTTGGACACCAGGTGATGTTACATTATCAAGAAAAGTGATGGTAAATCACTTAAAAGTTGTTTGTAGAGGTTGTTTGGCCCAATAGAGCTCCCATACATCTCCAATTTGTGATGAAGTGGTGCAATTCAACCCCAGTTTTAACACCCTCTCTTTTTTAATCCAGGCTGTTCTTTCTAAGCAAACATTCTGGGTCACCCCCCTCACTGCAGTCGATGTAACTTCATGTCCAGACAGTTACAGCAACTTAGTCTATAAAAACAAACTCCCCAGAGCCACCTACCAAACAGAGGTGTGTTCGATTATAGTCAGATATTTTTTACTACAAGCTTAGTTTTGATCAGAGGTGAATTAAAAACTGgatttgtgttctttgtttgtcCTTTCCATAAAAGAGACCGGGCAGCGATGATTCCTGCTGGGACACTTTTGGGTGGATGATATTTGTCATGAAAAAAGAAGAGCCTAACACAAATAAAGTGATCCTTGTGGATTGTCTCTTGTCTGAGTTTTTAAACGCTTGTAATTGTCTCCATTCAGGAACTGTTCATTTGTCAATTTAACTCTTCTAGTAATCTACTTGTCTTTCTATAATCTCTATTTTGTTGAAGTACTAAAGATAGCTCATGTTgttcatataaaataaaaaaactataaaaGTCCAAAATAGGATAGTTTCATATTAGAAACATTTACAAaaccaaacagcaaaaaaaagaaaaagaatgaagcAACTTCAGATGAGTGCCAGGAGGAGGGGAAAGATGAAGTGATGGAAATACTCAAGGATTCCGTTGGGAGTGAaatttacttttcatttaaGAAACTGATTCCTTGTATTTTTTGTGCTTGATGTTTAAATCAATGGCAGAAGATCTTATATGTAGAAAACTGGAACTGACATTAAATCTTGTactgcgagatctcgcaaagatggacctttttttttttctttctctccatgtCATCTAAGGGGctctacaaataaaaactttctATCCAATCATATTTCGGCAAACTAGTGTCAGGTTCTATGAAAACTGCCAGAGCCTTCAGACGTGAAGGTTCCGCCCACTGTCAGTGATTGGACACAGCCCGTTCAGTTACAGCGCTTGGACCAATCATCTCGCGAGATCTCAGGGCCTTCGAACCGGGTCTAGGTAGAAGCCTTTACGACACTGACACCTGCTGGTGAAAAGGAGTCGTTGCAGGGGAACGTGACTGACAGCGTTGCTCCTCGGACACACGACTCCGATGGTTTGTGGCGTAAACCTAACTTGCTACCTCAAAATTAACTTTCTAGGTTTGAGGTACACTGATTGGATAAGCTCTTCCGGcagcctgatgatgtcattttgcGACACATCGAACCTGAACCAGGACATTCGCCGGCCACCCACGATTAGTGACGTCTGAATGGCGTCCCATCGGGCTTCGAACCgtcatcattgatgacgtgttgttactgtacgtcaggtggagggaacaaagcaaacacttcacctttaaattaaaaatgacgtgtgtggtttattattttctactgtgtgagcaacagagcctgaaaataagtttattaaaaattaaattatgttcccggacttgagatctctttctggttggatccattgtTTAAGTAATTACGAAGCAAACTGTCAGCAATCGGaacgctaatgtgatcaatTCAAGGGATACGGACACGATTGGCAGCGCAAtgcgctgtttcatccattttaacgcATCTTGGAGCGGCCGGTGTTTCAGATCACCCACTGACCACTAAACGGTCTCACCTGGTGCAGGGAGCGCCAGTGTCTCACCTGGTGAAGGGAGCGCCAGTGTCTCACCTGGTGAAGGGAGCGCCAGTGTCTCACCTGGTGAAGGGAGCGCCAGTGTCTCACCTGGTGTTTCGGCGCACTTGTGTGCCAAACTCACAGCGTTtgtccatgtttgaagcagtgCTTCACATGGGAACGCCCACCGTGTCCGGGGCGTTTATTGGACATTGGACATGGATAAATTGGACATCACTACTAGGAAGCTGAGCTGTCCGTCTGTAGACCTCCATCGTGGCCCGAGCGGCAGTCAGGCTGCAACAAACATGACCATCGAtcagtgaatcaatcggtgaatcaatcgatgaatcaatcgatgaatcaatcgatgaatcaatcggtgaatcaaccggtgaatcaatcgatgaatcaatcggtgaatgaATCGGTGAATAATTCAGTGAATAGATTATCGAATCGATCGGTAAATTTCAGGAAGTTGTGGGCTGGCCCTCTGGcttccccccacacacacgcccacTTATTCTGCTCTGATTGGAGTAGTAATTCACGTTATTTCCGATTATttacttgaatcgagtttttaatataattatttcttaaaatcatttcgtttacagagatgttgattatcaattaaAGAACGGTTATTtattgtctgcattttacatgaaaccactgcggatgatttattattagaccaCAGCCGCCCTGGcctcattaacgattatcgagcaaatgaaggccggtccgtgaaaatgtTGTCTTCGATGAAACCgctccgtggcgcaaaaaaagGCCACTGGATTAGTTCCAACAATGCGCCTGGATATCTCACTGCTATCATGAAGGTGAAGTAAAGCTTAGAGAGAAAGCGGGCTGCCGCCAGGCGCCGGTCAGCTGGGGGCCacagcttcttcaggtctgtAGGTAATAGCAGCAGCAAAGGTAGGATTGAGTGTTTGGGAAGAAGAACCTGAAATGTgatatatagaaaaaaaatactactgAACCAGAAAGTATCGACTAATagaattttattaatattttatattatatacaaCAGAAGCATAAAACGTTCAAGtcgaaaatatatttaaaaaaaattaatcgcCCACAGTCCCGAAGAtcctggtggtgggaggagcttcTGTGGAGccggggaggggggcggggtccAGTGCTGGTGGGGCTCGGGGGGGCAGCACCTTGTTCCGCGGTGGGGAAGCTGTAGTTATGGGTTCTCCGGCTCTTTTCAGAGAACATGGCTCTTTGACTCGG contains:
- the tmem108 gene encoding transmembrane protein 108 isoform X2, with the translated sequence MKTSLQVLRCQLLSVLAFLALSAGLVSSAQELYFTQTSRGPVSMATSRSSPPSSPHPRSQDWHPEGSSSGDWSSTRGARPSNIILPAVAPHPSDSLYSTQISSLGGDTVTPNTVSTEGLGNPALELNSNTVDQGHLHKLVRVPQVPAPLLATVTRDSENLASPSTAVLNIDVDSTARGAPGPQALMSGSGSAHTEPLKLSVEEPTDPGLPPLSPWGAGSALSLKLREHARGPLHHSITLREVHAVNETPTAELEVEAGVSSVTPVDGPPSNQTSVASSPTPSTGPSLATQNPTSTPDNHTAPNETTTDGGHDQVVLGNGTDNAPLGYGSGNVTAYGGLLSNGSVEEVSAQRNGLEPPSTAGGNFLNTQDPWTPGNSSGPTVESPPSRMTICLSRMDIVWIVLAISVTVSTCSVLLTVCCMRRKKKSSNQENNLSYWNNAITMDYFSRHAVELPREIHTLESEERPAEVGSCVGCLW
- the tmem108 gene encoding transmembrane protein 108 isoform X1 — translated: MKTSLQVLRCQLLSVLAFLALSAGLVSSAQELYFTQTSRGPVSMATSRSSPPSSPHPRSQDWHPEGSSSGDWSSTRGARPSNIILPAVAPHPSDSLYSTQISSLGGDTVTPNTVSTEGLGNPALELNSNTVDQGHLHKLVRVPQVPAPLLATVTRDSENLASPSTAVLNIDVDSTARGAPGPQALMSGSGSAHTEPLKLSVEEPTDPGLPPLSPWGAGSALSLKLREHARGPLHHSITLREVHAVNETPTAELEVEAGVSSVTPVDGPPSNQTSVASSPTPSTGPSLATQNPTSTPDNHTAPNETTTDGGHDQVVLGNGTDNAPLGYGSGNVTAYGGLLSNGSVEEVSAQRNGLEPPSTAGGNFLNTQDPWTPGNSSGPTVESPPSRMTICLSRMDIVWIVLAISVTVSTCSVLLTVCCMRRKKKSSNQENNLSYWNNAITMDYFSRHAVELPREIHTLESEDYDTCLPPNGDYSGSSMVLVNPFCQETLFINRDKASAI
- the tmem108 gene encoding transmembrane protein 108 isoform X3, producing the protein MATSRSSPPSSPHPRSQDWHPEGSSSGDWSSTRGARPSNIILPAVAPHPSDSLYSTQISSLGGDTVTPNTVSTEGLGNPALELNSNTVDQGHLHKLVRVPQVPAPLLATVTRDSENLASPSTAVLNIDVDSTARGAPGPQALMSGSGSAHTEPLKLSVEEPTDPGLPPLSPWGAGSALSLKLREHARGPLHHSITLREVHAVNETPTAELEVEAGVSSVTPVDGPPSNQTSVASSPTPSTGPSLATQNPTSTPDNHTAPNETTTDGGHDQVVLGNGTDNAPLGYGSGNVTAYGGLLSNGSVEEVSAQRNGLEPPSTAGGNFLNTQDPWTPGNSSGPTVESPPSRMTICLSRMDIVWIVLAISVTVSTCSVLLTVCCMRRKKKSSNQENNLSYWNNAITMDYFSRHAVELPREIHTLESEDYDTCLPPNGDYSGSSMVLVNPFCQETLFINRDKASAI
- the cdv3 gene encoding protein CDV3 homolog isoform X2, yielding MADVPTEKSLDDFFAKRDKKKKKEKGKGKEPATSVMVKKTKREKEKSTKNENQDTQIEKEDEEWKEFEQKEVDYSGLRLQALQISDEKEEEEYEKEEVGEDGEIILVSTDKVSGPWNKSGAAPVAAPPVEEVEVPESKPPGVYRPPGARLSTVKRSHNQGPPEIYSDAQFPSLLATAKHVETRKDREMEKTFEVVKHKTRGREEGSGASMQQLQLDNQYAILGDK
- the cdv3 gene encoding protein CDV3 homolog isoform X1; this translates as MADVPTEKSLDDFFAKRDKKKKKEKGKGKEPATSVMVKKTKREKEKSTKNENQDTQIEKEDEEWKEFEQKEVDYSGLRLQALQISDEKEEEEYEKEEVGEDGEIILVSTDKVSGPWNKSGAAPVAAPPVAEEVEVPESKPPGVYRPPGARLSTVKRSHNQGPPEIYSDAQFPSLLATAKHVETRKDREMEKTFEVVKHKTRGREEGSGASMQQLQLDNQYAILGDK